A window of the Canis lupus baileyi chromosome 1, mCanLup2.hap1, whole genome shotgun sequence genome harbors these coding sequences:
- the SEMA4D gene encoding semaphorin-4D isoform X5: protein MCAPIGGLLAALAMAFGMTVAFAPVPRITWEHREVQLEKFHEPGIFNYSVLLLSEDKSTLYVGAREAVFALSALNVSKKQHEAYWKVSEDKKAKCAEKGKSRQTECLNYIRVLQPLSASALYVCGTNAFQPACDHLNLTSFQFLGRTEDGKGRCPFDPAQSYTSVMVDGELYSGTSYNFLGSEPIISRNSSHSPLRTEYAIPWLNEPSFVFADVIREHPDGVDSGDDRVYFFFTEVSVEYEFVFKLMIPRVARVCKGDQGGLRTLQKKWTSFLKARLICSRPDNNLVFNVLQDIFVLRSPDLKEPVFYGVFTPQLNNVGLSAVCAYNLSTAEAVFSGGKYMQSATVEQSHTKWVRYNGAVPTPRPGACINREARAANFSSSLTLPDKTLQFIKDHPLMDGSVTPIDNRPRLIKRDVNYTQIVVDRTRALDGTVYDVMFVSTDRGALHKAVSFEHEAHIIEETQLFPDFEPIQTLLLNSQQGKRFVYAGSSSGVVQAPVAFCGKHGSCEDCVLARDPYCAWSRAAEACVDLHRTDSPSRTLVQQMSGDTSVCPNETKSFREHFFKHGGTAELKCSQKSNLARVVWTFRDRVLKAQTPKYGLVGRRDLLIFDLSEGDSGVYQCLSEERVRNRTVLQLLAKHVLEVRVVPRTPAASTPPAARTEGDRTVLRVSTEPTPGPPPQTPAMRGPTPSPAPTGGTCKPKTIINTVPEVHSEKTMYLKSSDNRLLMFLFLFFFVLCLGLFSYNCYKGYLPGHCLKLRSAMLLGKKQPASDFSDFEQSVKETLVEQGSFSQQNGGQPRPALDTGYETEQDTMASRVPTDREDSQRLDDLPVRDRPFDVKCELKYADSDADVDAE, encoded by the exons ATGTGCGCCCCCATCGGTGGGCTGCTTGCCGCCCTGGCCATGGCATTTGGGATGACGGTGGCATTCGcaccggtccccaggatcacctgGGAGCACAGAG AGGTGCAGCTGGAGAAGTTTCACGAGCCCGGCATCTTCAACTACTCGGTGTTGCTGCTAAGTGAGGACAAGAGCACCCTGTACGTGGGTGCCCGGGAGGCCGTGTTTGCCCTGAGCGCACTCAACGTCTCCAAGAAGCAGCATGAG GCGTATTGGAAGGTCTCGgaagataaaaaagcaaaatgtgcAGAAAAGGGTAAATCAAGACAG ACAGAATGTCTCAACTACATCCGCGTGCTGCAGCCACTCAGTGCCAGCGCCCTGTACGTGTGCGGGACCAACGCGTTCCAGCCAGCCTGCGACCACCTG AACTTAACGTCCTTTCAGTTTCTGGGGCGAACAGAAGATGGAAAGGGCAGGTGCCCCTTCGACCCCGCACAGAGCTACACTTCTGTCATGGTTG ACGGGGAGCTGTATTCTGGGACGTCCTACAACTTTCTGGGAAGTGAGCCCATCATCTCCCGAAACTCGTCCCATAGCCCTCTGAGGACGGAGTACGCGATCCCGTGGCTCAACG AGCCAAGCTTCGTCTTTGCTGACGTGATCCGAGAACACCCAGATGGCGTGGACAGCGGGGATGACCGGGTCTACTTCTTCTTCACCGAGGTGTCTGTGGAGTATGAGTTTGTGTTCAAGCTGATGATCCCACGAGTGGCCAGGGTGTGCAAG GGGGACCAGGGTGGCCTGCGGACCCTGCAGAAGAAGTGGACGTCTTTCCTCAAGGCCAGGCTGATCTGTTCCCGGCCAGACAACAACCTCGTCTTCAACGTGCTGCAGGACATCTTTGTCCTCAGGTCCCCAGACCTCAAGGAGCCCGTGTTCTACGGGGTCTTCACCCCACAGCT GAACAACGTGGGGCTGTCGGCTGTGTGTGCCTACAACCTGTCCACGGCCGAGGCGGTCTTCTCCGGCGGGAAGTACATGCAGAGCGCCACGGTGGAGCAGTCCCACACCAAGTGGGTGCGCTACAACGGGGCCGTCCCCACGCCGCGGCCCGGGGCG TGCATCAACCGTGAAGCGCGGGCCGCCAACTTCTCCAGCTCCCTCACTCTGCCGGACAAGACCTTACAGTTCATCAAAGACCACCCTCTCATGGACGGCTCCGTGACCCCGATAGACAACAGGCCCAGGCTGATCAAGAGAGACGTGAACTACACGCAGATCGTGGTGGACAGGACACGGGCCCTGGACGGCACCGTCTATGACGTCATGTTTGTCAGCACAG ACCGGGGTGCCCTGCACAAAGCCGTCAGCTTCGAGCATGAGGCCCACATCATCGAGGAGACGCAGCTCTTCCCGGACTTTGAGCCGATCCAGACGCTGCTGCTGAATTCCCAGCAG GGCAAGAGATTTGTGTACGCGGGTTCCAGCTCGGGTGTGGTGCAGGCCCCCGTGGCCTTCTGCGGGAAGCACGGGAGCTGCGAGGACTGCGTGCTGGCCCGCGACCCCTACTGCGCCTGGAGCCGTGCCGCCGAGGCCTGCGTGGACCTGCACCGGACAGACAGCCCCAGCAG GACTTTGGTTCAGCAGATGAGCGGTGACACGTCCGTCTGCCCCA ATGAAACTAAAAGTTTCCGGGAGCATTTTTTCAAGCACGGCGGCACAGCAGAACTGAAATGCTCCCAAAAGTCGAACCTGGCCCGGGTGGTGTGGACGTTCCGGGACCGCGTACTCAAGGCCCAGACCCCCAAGTATGGCCTGGTGGGCAGGAGAGACTTGCTCATCTTCGACCTGTCAGAGGGAGACAGCGGGGTGTACCAGTGCCTGTCGGAGGAGAGAGTCAGGAACAGGACGGTCCTGCAGCTGCTGGCCAAGCACGTTCTGGAAGTCAGGGTGGTTCCTAGGACCCCGGCTGCCTCCACCCCACCAGCCGCCCGGACGGAAGGCGACAGGACCGTCCTCAGAGTGTCGACGGAGCCcaccccgggccccccgccccaGACCCCGGCCATGCGGGGCCCCACGCCCAGCCCCGCGCCCACTGGCGGCACCTGCAAACCAAAGACCATCATCAACACGGTCCCTGAGGTCCACTCGGAGAAGACCATGTATCTCAAGTCCAGTGACAACCGCCTGCTcatgttcctcttcctcttcttcttcgtGCTCTGCCTCGGCCTCTTTTCCTACAACTGCTACAAGGGCTACCTGCCCGGCCACTGCCTGAAGCTCCGCTCCGCCATGCTGCTGGGGAAGAAGCAGCCCGCGTCCGACTTCTCCGACTTTGAGCAGAGCGTGAAGGAGACGCTGGTGGAGCAGGGCAGCTTCTCGCAGCAGAACGGGGGGCAGCCCCGGCCGGCCCTGGACACCGGCTACGAGACGGAGCAGGACACCATGGCCAGCCGGGTGCCCACCGACAGGGAAGACTCGCAGAGGCTCGACGACCTGCCGGTCCGGGACAGGCCGTTTGACGTCAAGTGTGAGCTCAAGTATGCCGACTCGGACGCGGACGTGGACGCGGAGTGA